TCTGGTCTgctgaaatcaagattgaactttttggcctgaatgtcaagcatcatgtctggaggaaaccaggcaccgttCTTCActtggccaataccatccctacattgaagcatggtggtggcagacatgctgtggggatgtttttccagaggcagggactgggaaactagtcaggatcgagggaaagatgaacagagcaaagtacagaggtccttgatgaaagcctgctccagagcgctcaggacctcagattgggacaaaggttcaccttccaacaggacaatgacacagccaagacaacacaggagtggcttcgggacaagtctctgtccttgtgtggcccagccagagcatctctggagagacctgaaaatatttgtgcagtgacactccatcaaacctgacaaagcttgagaggatctgcagagaattggagaaactccccaaatacaggtgtacgaagcttgtagcatcacaccCAGGAAGAactgaggctgtaatcgctgccaaaggtacttcaacaaaatattgagaaaagggtctgattacttatgtcaatgtgatatcagttttatTTTGAAtcaatttgcacacaaaaaaaatgtaaacctgttttgtattgatgagggaaaaaaacaaaaactatattttagaataaggctgtagcgcaacaatgtggaaatagtcaaggggtctgaatactttccaaatgcaatgTATGACAGTCACAAACCAATCACAGTGTCAGCCTTTGCCACCAAAGCAGGAAATGCCGAACACAATAACCTTTGAAATGTGCCAACGATATTGCTTTATTTTGTGTAAACAGCTGTGTTGTAGTGTTACAGCAGGTCCACAAAAGTACTCACAGGACATTCACCATCAGGATAGTTATCTGGAATATACACAGTGAACTTGAAGACTCCATCCTGGTACAAGCCATGTCTGATGAAAATGACCCCGAACCACACTGGAAAGAAGAGAAAAACATTAATTTTGTAAAGGTTATGTATAGATTATGCAGTCAAACAGGATGACagatttgggctcccgagtggcacagcggtcaaaggcactgcatctcagtgcaagaggtgtcactgcagtctctggttcgaatccaaactgcatcacatccggccgtatTTGGAAGTCCCACAagtgcacaactggcccagcgtcgcccggagtttggccgtcattgtaaataagaatttgctcttaactgacttgtctagttaaataaaggttaaataaaaaaaataaaaaataaaaattaggcTCTTACTCAATGCTGATTTGTAGGATGGCTGCACATAGATTCCAGGCAGTTTTTGCTTGATCACTAGAGTGCTGTGGGTCACAAGGTAACATGGAATTAAATCAATGCAGCAGAAAATAGACATGGAAATTGTGTGGTTTTGTCAACAGCTTCTCTAAATTAATTACATAAGTGGTTCAAATATATCAAAGATGCATGCTTCCTTTCCTTCAGGTAGGTCTGACATGGTTGGACTGGTGAAAACAAATCTTACCTTCACTTATCCAGTCACAAAGATCAGTGATTACCGTTAGCAAAGGAGGGAGGAATGACGCATTTTAAAAGCTATTCAAACAGAGCCAGTGTGTCTACTACATCCACCACCCAAAATAAAGTCTGATCTGGGGCCAGTACTTACAACTCAGCCAGCAGCGAGTACTCCAGGTAGAATGGACCGTAGGAGGCATGTGTTCCGTTGGCCAACTGGGCCGTGGCGGCAGGAGAGGCAGGCTTGGTGATGGGGACTGCATTCTTGGGGATGGAGGGAAGCTGCTTCTTCCCAAAGCTAGGACGGGCTGGACTGGCTCTTTGTTGCTGCTGCTCTCCACTCTGTTCCTCACCATCAGATCTCTGCTCATCAGAAGAGTGAACAAAGGCATTTAACAACTCAATATATATGTCAAGGAAATACAAACTGGTAGCATTGATTATTACAAGGAGGGGAGTATGTTTAGCTTGAAACCCCTTTGCCAAACTTTTTCATCATGTTGCAGAATCACAAGAGACAAGGCAGACTAGTAATTTCAAGCAAGTCTGTTAGTTACATCTATCTGCATAGAGAGAGGAAAGATCTGTTGTCAAACTACAAAACAACAGACAGCAGTGAGAGCACATATTGAGCCCTGGGCAATAAGTAGGCATGAGGTGATGACCTCTCAGGTTTCATAGAGTTGACTGGCATCAAACTCCTCGTTCcacaggaggtgagagagagcatCCCTAAATACAGCCTGTATCATATCCTGCCAATGCTAGCTCAGTGGGAAGCACAGGGGAGGATAGGCTAGTTCACAGCAGGAGGGATGCCTGTAAGCAAAAGAACACCTCAGCAACAAACCCTCAAGGCAACTACAGAAAGAATTCAGGTTCACACAGTGTGCCATTAAACAAACCACGTTGTAGAAGTATTAATGTTTTGAGGCACAGAGCAATGAGTGAACCATTCATCTGACAAGGCAGGACAGAGAGTAGTCACACCTATGTTACTAGGGGCAGAGCTACTTCTCCAATGTGACGCCTGTATGCTAAACTAGAAGTTGGTGCCTCCCTTTCTCGCCGAAGTCATTGAGGTACATAGGCAACAGAATGGCAATAACAAACAGTAGATGCATGGCAAACAGCTTTTCACCCAACTGAATCTTAGCAATTAGCAAACAAAACTAAATGCACTGCACAGTTGAGAAGTTCACCATTGCTCTGgtcaatattttacatacagcagcttaaaggaccaaagagttcgGTCGGCTTTGTgtcttcattttttaaatattgcgATAATGGTATCGTCACAGCACTACAGAGCATCAGGTAGTAAAAGGCGACCCTGAAACAGTCCTCTTTCGGGATGAGATTGCAAAGGAGTGTCCCTGGCAAGGAGTTTGCGAAAAGGCATGAGTAGGCCTAATGCGTTATTAGAGGATACCACAAGTTAAACATTCCCATGCCACAATTCCAGTCCTCCAAGATTACTCTCAAACTAAAgacagatggtaacaggtgtaaAATGCACAAAGCTTCAAGGAAGCCATGCTGTCTTTGTGGGAAAATATTAGGGAGACAGACCACACTAGGCTTACTTTCAATGTGTGGGGGTCTCTTTGGGAACTTCTGAAGATCCTGTTTTTTTGTCTTTCAGCTCGCTTGTGTGTTGGGTGAACTTGACAGAAGTTGGCTTTCAGTGCAGAAGAGGAAGAGCGCTCCCTTACCTTACGACCAGTATTGGTAGACATGCTCCAGAATGGGTTCAGGTTCATTAAATTGTCCGTCCCACAACAAGTGTTGCCTGTGCCATTCGCTAGCGTCACTGTGGGTAGAATTGACAGAACAAACGTTACATTTAGATTCATTTAGGGCCATTTTCGTACTGGTCTCCCATGACAAATGGAACCCACAACCCAGGCGTTgaaagcgccatgctctaccaactgagccacatgagAACAAATGACTGATGAGGCCCTCTGTTCAGCACACACACAATGGGGAACCTGAACTCAATGACAGCTGCTGACTCTCTGATCTACGGACCATGCTGCTGCTCAGACAGACGTGCCGCATTCATGTCATGACGTCAAACAGGCCTAACTGTTACGTCTCTGCCAGGCCAAGCACTTTAAACCTCACCGGGAAATAATCCAAACTGGTGTTAATGGTTGTTGAATGTTAGCCTAGTTAGATTCATTATTTTATTCACATATTACCAAAGCGCATTGTTATTGCCGTTGGCTACAGCAGTTGACAAGTTAGTAAACTAAGATCTTGGCTTAGCTAACTACTATGCCAACTAGCAATGTTGACATTGTATCCGTGTTGGTTCACGTGTTTCTACGCAGGTAACTCATGATGCAAAATGACTTTGAACACACAGCTAGTTAATTAAGCTATATATAGTTACAGAAGCTAGCTAGATCGTTAACAAGATACGTCCAGTGTGTTATCTGAACGCCAGGTTTGCAATAACAAATCAAGCATACATATTCATTTGCGATGGGATCTAGCATTGTTGCATATTTTCCATCATGAAAAAGGCATACTTTACGACTCGATAAACGAATGAAAGGAACGTTATTCACAACAAACTTAGCAAACTAACCAGTTATACCACCTTGCAAACGAACCAGTTATACTACCTTGCAAACTAACcagctaacgttacatagcttGAAAGCTAACGGTAGCTAGCTAGTATCCAGTTGCCAGCTTACCTTCCCTGGACGAAAATTCCAACAAGTTCCTGTTCAAAACTTGCCCATTTATGTGAACAAATTCAAAATGTGCGTTTTAAAGGACGTTGTTACAATCACCACTggtcaaaacaaaaaaaaaggtgCACCGCAATTATTtgtgtaactagctagctaggcaaTCTCACAGACACCGGAAATCAATCTAAGAGCTCATGATGGGCGTTTCCTATTCACCAGGGATATTTCTATTGGCTTTTAACAAAGCGTGGATAAAGTGTCTGAAATATGATTCGCTGACGTTCTATCACTTTTTAAGTCATGCTGTTATGCCGCATTCAGGTACTAGTCGAAACTAGGCGCTCTATTcagttcaattcaaggggctatattggcatgggaaacatgtgttaacattgccaaagcaagtgaggtagataatatacaaaagtgaaataaacaataaaaattaacagtaaacattacacatacagaagtttcaaaacaataaagacattacaaatgtcatattatatatatatatatacagtgttgtaactgGTACAAATGGTTAATGTACAAATGGTTCATCTTTATACATTGACtgtaaaataagcaaggagatagaccagatgcttttcaactttctttggagaaactgtacccattacattaggaaaactgttgtaatgaacacttacgagaatggtggactgaattttctggactttactactttaaataatacttttaagatcaattggataaaacaattcctaagacccacttctatctggaattttactcctcatcatgtcttctctacttttggtggccttaacttaatgttgttttgcaattataatattgacaaaattccagtgaaactttctgctttgcattggcaggttttcttgtcatggtccttaatttataaacacaatttttctccacacagatattatatatggaataatcgggatatattgtataaaaatacttctttgtttttagaatattggttccgaaataatatcctattggtgagccaactggtaaatgcagagggtctttttactcagttataaggaattcttatcactttacaaggtccctgtaacaactaaagattttgcaattgttttagacgCCATTCGCTCAGGTGTTGCTctgttattcaggaacgtgtcaagacctgaccctcagagcctaccttctattgaccctgttgactcagaAGGAAAGATTTGTTtatcttttggtccattcaacaacagagcgatgtgaaccttgtttcagcaggatgttgtatctatctactataccttatgtcatgccttattggaatgaatttattgataatatcttttgggaaaaagtttggatgttgccacactcATACCTaattgttaacaaaattaaggaaatttcctttaaaattattcataaatattatcctgccaaccactatatgaataagtttaaggaaaacatcaactcaaattgctccttttgtaatgaccacccagaaacagtgttccATCTTTTTTGGCATCGTATTCATGTAAGAAAattgtggcaagacatcagtagatttataattgaacacatttatgaagattttacactattgtggagagatgtactgcttgAATTCTTTACATacgatagaaataagctgaaacatttttatgcaattaatttcattattcttttggccaaatttcatatacccaaatgtaaatttacaaacaaaaaaaacaaattttCTTACCcttcaaaaataaatgtaactgtATATTTAGACAGTTCaatactctactaacaaaaaagctgttataATTGTAagtatgtcccttaaggtccttgtgtaattgtgtAATGtaatattgtaccccctagctcgattgtccattgtttataatatatatatatatatatacttgtgttccctcatgtactTTCTGTCTTggtttgttgttaataaaaataaaataaaaaaaaaactagtcGGAAATAGGAAACTCAGAAATGTACAAGTTGCGCAGAACACAGAATGTGTATAGATGGGTTGGTTTGTTTAGAATGCGCAACTATGGGGAAAAACAGACGGGGTTGGCTttgattgttgacaacatgtaaactatattttgtctCCAATGCTTATTAAAAACATAAATGTGGTCAATAAGcgcttgttgtctctcaaatacaaatcggtcacatacacatgtttagcagatgttattgcaggtgtagcaaaatgattgtgtttctagctccaatagtgcagtaatatctaacaagtaatgcctaacacacacaaatgtaaagaaAAGGAATGGATTATATAAATATTAAGATGAGCAATGTCGGCACGgtatagactaaaatacagtagaatagaatacagtatatactgtacatatgagatgagtagcacaaaatatgtaaacattaaagtgactagtgttccaattattaaagtggtcagtgatttcaagtctatgtatatagggcaacagcctctaaggtgctagtgacggctatttaacagtctgatggccttgaggtagaagctgtttcccagtctctcggtcccagctttgatgcacctgtactgactgaCCTTACCTCCTGGattatagcggggtgaacaggcagtggctcgggtggatgttgtccttgattatctttttggctttcctgtgacattgggtgctgtagatgtcctggatggcaggtagtttgcccccagtgatgtgttggtcaaaccgcaccaccctctggagagtactgtggttgcgggcggtgcagttgccataccaggcggtgatacagccggacaggattctctcaattgtgcatctgtcaaagtttgtgagggttttaggtgccaatacaaatttcttcagcctcctgacgttgaagagacgctgttgcGCTTTCATCACCACCCAGTCTGTGTGaggtgtatgccgaggaacttgaagcttaaCATCTTTTCCACTGCGGTctcgtcaatgtggataggggcatgctccctctgctgtttcctgaagtccgcGATCAGctactttgttttgttgatgttgagtgagaggttattttccctcacctcctccctgtagactgcctcatcattgttggtaatcaggcctactacttttgtgtcatctgcaaacttgatgattgagttggaggcgtgcatggccatgcaatcatgggtgaacagggagtacaggagggggctgagcacacacacttatggggcccctgtgttgaggatcagcaaagtggagttgttgtttcctaccttcaccacctgtgggtggtccgtcaggaagtccaggaaccagttgcacAGTATGGGTCCCTGGGCCAGAATCTTAATCATGAGCTTGGAGtgtacaatggtgttgaatgctgagctatagtcaatgaacagcattcttacataggtattcctcttgtccagatgggataaggcagtgtgcagtgcgatagggattgcatcgtctgtggatctattggggcagtaagcaaattgaagtgggtctagggtgtcaggtaaggtagatgtgatatgatccttgactagtctctcaaagcacttaatgatgaccgaagtgagtgctacagggcaatagtCGTGTAGTTCAGTtaactttgctttcttgggtacaggaacaatggtggacattttgaagcatgtggggacagcggactggaatagggagagattgaatatgtccataaacactccagccagctggtctgcgcatgctctgaggacgtgacTAGGGGCgactagggatgccatctgggccggaaGCCTTGCAAGGGTAACAATGGTTAAATACGTTGTACAGTTGTTGGTTAGTTAGTGaatttttgccatattagcatagaagtgacacatcagtcaaaacacctcaaaacaagacatggtatcaagaagaAGATAAAACTAGTTGAAACGGCACTAGTAACAGACCAGAGATATCAACCCAGTGAAACCCTTTGGCTATCATCACAAAGAAAAGCAAAGGTAAAGGTATCCAACAATTATTTATTTCTGAGGTATAACCATAGACATTAAAAACAGTATATCGTGATAATGACGTCATCCATAATTCCTACGTAAAATTCCCGATTGCGTGATATTGCTGAGTGGCaccaaagattatggatatactgacatTGGGAGTCGTTGACCACAAAGTGGCACAGCGGGCTGTCTCGCGCCcgcctatcctttctttggattaGATTGCTGGATACATCAGATTGTTGAATGTATTTTGAATATTCGATGAGGGTTGTTGACACCACCCACTTGTATTCAATGGCAAGAGATGATATGCTACTAGTCTCAAGtaatttaattgttttatttaactaggaaagtcagttaagaacaaattcttatttacaatgacggcctaacccggacgacgctgggccaattgtgtgccaccctatggcactctcaatcatggccggttacgatacagtctggaatcgatctgtagtgatgcctctagcactgagatgcagtgccttagaccgctgcgccacttgggaacACTGAATATGCATAGCCAAAGTAGCCTGGATCTCACGTGTCCTACTTAAATCAGTACACTTGTAACACCTTAAGCATTATGAcacttctattcgatcaaataaacgTCACGTTGCAAATAAGCAATTATTTTTTtggttgaccaaattcgacactcattgACCCCCAAacaaaaactccttgcttggGGGGGCGAAAAAgcgcaacaaaaaaaacacctaCAACAGGGAGACAGATTTTCCGCCGACTCAGCTTCTCTATTCCACCTCCTCTACGACGGCATCAAAACAACGCTATGGATCATGGTGAAAGTGGCCGTAACTAGCAAAGGTTCATGGTCAATGTAGTCGTTTTCATCCAGCATTAAAGAGTCAACCGGGAGCCTCGTCATAGCCTGTAGGCTGGTGTCAGCACGTGGTGCTGTGTGACGACAAATGCTGTCGTCAGAATGGATCGCTACTTATTTAAATATTTAGATTTGTAGTTAACTTTAAAATAATTTACATTTGAGATCAAACTTGATCTTTATAAACCCATTTTAGAGTCCAAACATCCACAAAAACAATTTTGGGGGCCATTCAGGTGATCTTAATTTAAGTAGGACAGACCTGTGTTTTTTTAAGGCATGCATATTcacgttttattttttattgcaaAAAAAACAGTATACATACAAGCAGACCTGTTTTTTTGCACTACTAGGTCGCTACCAATGACGTAATAGACCCTGGATTGCATATGCTATGTTTTGGCCAAATAGAGGTTTTGAAGCCACCTGTGGACCATGTTGGCAATCATCAGAAAAGCAGTCTTCCAcaggaatgaatggaattttCAGTATTTCCTTTAATAGTTTCAAGGACAAAATATTAAGTGTTTTAGTGGGGACAGTAGGATTAGTACTTTCTAAAAATTATACTGTaaggatttaaaaatatatatatattatttttatgtttagctcacaatATCATTTAAAATTATGCATTAAGGCTAAAACAAATGAATGCATTAGtacatgcatttctatagcttccaaaatatgttttacagttgtgggggagtgccaagatggtgCGTTTGCTTCAAAACAGCAGCCTCTGTCTGTTAGCTAATGTATATATAAACCAGTGGTTGCTATGCAGTAGGCCACACTGGTCttagagcatttcatattattatgTATGTGATTCCGAGAAACTACAtttagtataatatgttacgtTTAACCAACCTTCtttagtttttgccttaagtaatgACTTGTTTTTTGTAACCATACAaacttaacatatcatacgaatttgACTGTCCCCGATATACATCTACTATGTTACTTTCAgtttatgagaccaggctgggttTATAGAGCAAAAACTATTTTAGGTGCAGCAGTACCATTATTGTAGGGAATACCCAGTAGGTTTTGtagagtacagtgccttgcgaaagtattcggcccccttgaactttgcgaccttttgccacatttcaggcttcaaacataaagatataaaactgtatttttttgtgaagaatcaacaacaagtgggacacaatcatgaagtggaactacatttattggatatttcaaacttttttaacaaatcaaaaactgaaaaattgggcgtgcaaaattattcagcccccttaagttaatactttgtagcgccaccttttgctgcgattacagctgtaagtcgcttggggtatgtctctatcagttttgcacatcgagagactgacatcttttcccattcctccttgcaaaacagctcgagctcagtgaggttggatggagagcatttgtgaacagcagttttcagttctttccacagattctcgattggattcaggtctggactttgacttggccattctaacacctggatatgtttatttttgaaccattccattgtagattttgctttatgttttggatcattgtcttgttggaagacaaatctccgtcccagtctcaggtcttttgcagactccatcaggttttcttccagaatggtcctgtatttggctccatccatcttcccatcaattttaaccatcttccctgtccctgctgaagaaaagcaggcccaaaccatgatgctgccaccaccatgtttgacagtggtgatggtgtgttcagggtgatgagctgtgttgcttttacgccaaacataacgttttgcattgttgccaaaaggttcaattttggtttcatctgaccagagcaccttcttccacatgtttggtgtgtctcccaggtggcttgtggcaaactttaaccgacactttttatggatatctttaagaaatggctttcttcttgccactcttccataaaggccagatttgtgcaatatacgactgattgttgtcctatggacagagtctcccacctcagctgtagatctctgcagttcatccagagtgatcatgggcctcttggctgcatctctgatcagtcttctccttgtatgagctgaaagttta
The genomic region above belongs to Oncorhynchus mykiss isolate Arlee chromosome 6, USDA_OmykA_1.1, whole genome shotgun sequence and contains:
- the aktip gene encoding AKT-interacting protein isoform X1; the protein is MNLNPFWSMSTNTGRKVRERSSSSALKANFCQVHPTHKRAERQKNRIFRSSQRDPHTLKRSDGEEQSGEQQQQRASPARPSFGKKQLPSIPKNAVPITKPASPAATAQLANGTHASYGPFYLEYSLLAEFTLVIKQKLPGIYVQPSYKSALMWFGVIFIRHGLYQDGVFKFTVYIPDNYPDGECPRVVFDIPVFHPLVDPVSGELDVRRAFTKWSSVPHGLFLQLDSDTALRNHNHIWQVLMYARTVFYKINTMEPLNPEAAVLYDKDVQLFKSKVIDSVKLCNSHLFDQPKMDDPYAISFSSWNPAIHDEAKERMFSHKRRPEDHQKGLQVSGLSWVKPGSTQPFSKDDNPPQS
- the aktip gene encoding AKT-interacting protein isoform X2; this encodes MNLNPFWSMSTNTGRKVRERSSSSALKANFCQVHPTHKRAERQKNRIFRSSQRDPHTLKRSDGEEQSGEQQQQRASPARPSFGKKQLPSIPKNAVPITKPASPAATAQLANGTHASYGPFYLEYSLLAEFTLVIKQKLPGIYVQPSYKSALMWFGVIFIRHGLYQDGVFKFTVYIPDNYPDGECPRVVFDIPVFHPLVDPVSGELDVRRAFTKWRRNHNHIWQVLMYARTVFYKINTMEPLNPEAAVLYDKDVQLFKSKVIDSVKLCNSHLFDQPKMDDPYAISFSSWNPAIHDEAKERMFSHKRRPEDHQKGLQVSGLSWVKPGSTQPFSKDDNPPQS